Proteins encoded together in one Microcebus murinus isolate Inina chromosome 18, M.murinus_Inina_mat1.0, whole genome shotgun sequence window:
- the CTC1 gene encoding CST complex subunit CTC1 isoform X2, whose translation MAACQAEVPTSEQTWLKTAETFIQETLCPTDKEPNVQLTQLVIDCVKTVWSSQGSNQGYTLPLSYSFVSVQDLRTHQQLPCCSHLSWSSSAYQAWAQEAGPNVTPLARERLLLLGTLTDLSGDVEQERRDGSLYVRDNTGILGCELIDLDLSWLGHLFLFPNWSYLPPARGNFSGEGHLELWDTPVPVLPLTISPGPPTPIPVLYTESASHILRLRIKPRGVHRNLAGKLVRLSALVKSQRKSYFVLSLGESSSEVSETASHVSIVVQIPAQLVWHRALWPGKDYVLTELRVSRVRGHRYRVWTTSPSSRVLPLKPECVEELEMDLEGPLLEVYPKPLPTPSNSQDRMGQRGLVRDSTLLSYSGTVTGVLNDAAGLYELDGKLGLCLAYQQFRGLRRVMRPGVCLELQDVHLLQSVGGGTRRPVLAPCLRGAVLFRGFSRQKPGTLSSHQAFGASLYEQLVWERQLGLPLYLWAAKALEELAFKLCPHVLRYQQFLQPSFPGNPGPGLQLLAPSLDLLAPPGSPIRKAHVEILQELHQCPLQKYAQLQTPYSFPALATFKDEVQRRAWASFDPKTLLPLPEASHLPSCQLNHRLAWSWVCLQPSSFQPAQVLLGVLVASSHKGCLQLRDQSGSLHCLLLAKHSQPLTDPRLLGCLVRAEKFQLIAERSVRSSFPSWNELSTPGFIQKQQTRIYVQIFLADALILPVPKFCLHSATCATPQTDSTCPDGPHIEQSRLFLLSHKEALMKRNFCVPEGANQEVPKPTLCFYVSGSWLGGTQKKEGTGWGPPEPQRNEDKDQKVLLIFLGSSVRWFEFLHPGQVYRLLAPGPPTSMLFEKDDSSCTSQRPLELAGCVSCLTVQDNWTLELESSQDIPDVLATNKALPESSLTDLLSGNVTNSLVSFSAEILSRMTCEPLLTPLQTKPGNTEAMRGCVKLTVALQTADCDFPPHLDIYIEEPYLPPLLGLLPGARVHFVQLEKRVSREDALVRTPLAPRRHL comes from the exons ATGGCGGCTTGCCAGGCTGAGGTTCCTACCTCC GAACAAACCTGGCTTAAGACTGCTGAGACCTTCATCCAAGAGACCCTGTGTCCAACTGACAAGGAGCCTAATGTTCAGTTGACTCAGTTGGTAATTGATTGTGTGAAGACTGTCTGGTCGTCCCAGGGAAGTAACCAGGGTTATACACTACCCCTCAGCTACAG CTTTGTCTCAGTACAGGACCTCAGGACCCACCAGCAGCTGCCGTGCTGCAGCCACCTGTCCTGGAGCAGTAGTGCCTATCAGGCTTGGGCCCAGGAGGCTGGACCAAATGTGACCCCTCTGGCCCGAGAACGACTTTTACTTTTAGGGACACTAACAGACCTGTCAGGGGATGTGGAACAAGAGCGCAGGGATGGAAGCCTCTATGTGAGAGATAACACTGGAATCCTGGGCTGTGAG CTCATAGATCTGGACCTTTCTTGGTTGGGCCATCTCTTTCTGTTCCCCAATTGGAGTTACCTCCCTCCTGCCAGGGGGAATTTCTCAGGGGAAGGGCATTTGGAGCTCTGGGATACCCCGGTGCCAGTGTTGCCTTTGACCATCAGTCCTGGTCCTCCCACGCCTATCCCCGTCCTCTACACAGAGAGTGCCTCCCACATACTCAGACTCAG aATCAAGCCCAGAGGTGTGCACCGAAACCTGGCTGGGAAGCTGGTTCGATTGAGTGCTCTGGTGAAAAGTCAGCGCAAATCTTACTTTGTCCTATCTCTTGGTGAATCATCTTCAGAGGTCAGCGAGACTGCCAGCCATGTGTCCATTGTTGTGCAG ATCCCTGCTCAGCTGGTGTGGCACCGAGCCCTTTGGCCTGGTAAGGACTATGTGCTGACAGAACTGCGAGTATCCAGGGTCCGTGGTCACCGTTACCGGGTTTGGACGACCAGTCCCTCCTCCCGTGTGTTGCCGCTAAAACCAGAATGTGTAGAGGAGCTGGAAATGGACCTGGAAGGACCCCTCTTGGAGGTTTACCCCAAgccactccccactcccagcaACTCCCAGGACAGGATGGGGCAGAGAGGTCTTGTCCGGGACTCCACACTTTTATCATATTCG GGAACAGTCACTGGTGTGTTGAATGACGCTGCTGGCCTCTACGAGCTGGACGGGAAGCTGGGGCTCTGCCTCGCCTACCAGCAGTTCCGTGGCCTCAGGAGGGTGATGAGACCAGGGGTCTGTCTGGAG CTCCAGGATGTTCACCTCCTCCAGTCAGTGGGTGGAGGGACAAGAAGGCCAGTGCTAGCCCCTTGCCTCCGTGGTGCTGTTCTTTTTCGGGGCTTCTCTCGTCAGAAGCCTGGAACTCTGTCATCACACCAAGCCTTTGGGGCCTCCCTGTATGAGCAGCTGGTCTGGGAACGTCAGTTAGGACTTCCCCTCTACCTGTGGGCTGCCAAGGCCCTGGAGGAGCTGGCTTTCAA GCTGTGTCCCCACGTGCTAAGATACCAGCAGTTCCTGCAGCCTTCCTTTCCTGGGAACCCCGGCCCGGGGCTGCAACTCTTGGCTCCCTCCCTGGATCTTCTAGCTCCACCAGGCAGCCCCATTCGGAAAGCACATGTTGAGATCCTTCAAGAGCTGCATCAGTGTCCCCTCCAGAAA TATGCTCAGCTACAGACTCCCTACTCTTTCCCCGCTCTGGCTACCTTTAAAGATGAAGTACAGCGCAGGGCCTGGGCCTCCTTTGACCCTAAGACCCTTCTGCCCCTCCCAGAGGCATCTCACCTGCCCAGCTGCCAACTCAATCACCGCCTGGCCTGGTCCTGGGTCTGTCTGCAGCCCTCTTCCTTCCAACCAGCCCAG GTTTTACTTGGGGTTCTGGTGGCTTCATCTCATAAAGGTTGTCTGCAACTGAGGGACCAAAGTGGTTCCCTGCACTGCCTGCTGCTGGCCAAGCACTCACAACCCCTTACTGACCCACGGCTCTTAG GCTGTCTGGTGCGGGCAGAGAAGTTTCAGCTAATTGCAGAGAGGAGCGTCAGAAGCAGCTTCCCTTCCTGGAATGAGCTGAGCACACCAGGCTTTATCCAGAAGCAGCAGACCAG GATCTATGTCCAGATCTTTCTGGCTGATGCCCTGATCCTGCCTGTGCCCAAATTCTGCCTTCATTCAGCCACCTGCGCAACACCACAGACAGATTCCACCTGCCCAGACGGACCCCACATAGAACAGAGTCGGCTGTTCTTGCTGTCCCACAAGGAGGCCCTCATGAAGCGGAATTTTTGTGTCCCAGAAGGGGCCAATCAAGAGGTGCCCAAGCCCACCCTCTGTTTCTATGTGTCAGGGAGCTGGCTTGGGGGCACACAGAAGAAGGAGGGGACTGGATGGGGCCCACCCGAGCCTCAGAGAAATGAGGACAAGGATCAGAAG GTTCTCCTCATCTTCCTTGGCTCTTCAGTCCGTTGGTTTGAGTTCTTGCACCCAGGGCAAGTGTACCGACTCCTGGCTCCTGGCCCCCCT ACATCAATGTTGTTCGAGAAGGATGATTCATCTTGCACATCTCAGCGTCCTCTGGAGTTGGCTGGCTGTGTGTCCTGCCTCACTGTCCAGGATAATTGGACCCTGGAGCTTGAGAGTTCCCAGGACATCCCAGATGTGCTGGCTACAAACAAAGCACTGCCTGAATCCTCACTCACGGACCTGCTCAGTGGCAA CGTCACCAATTCCTTGGTGTCTTTCTCGGCTGAAATTTTGTCACGGATGACGTGTGAACCCCTTCTGACCCCTCTCCAGACGAAACCTG GGAACACTGAGGCCATGAGAGGGTGTGTGAAGCTAACCGTAGCCCTACAGACTGCTGACTGTGACTTCCCCCCTCACCTGGACATATATATTGAAGAACCATACTTGCCTCCCTTACTAGGACTCCTTCCTGGAGCCCGGGTCCACTTTGTCCAGCTGGAGAAAAGGGTTTCCAG
- the PFAS gene encoding phosphoribosylformylglycinamidine synthase, producing the protein MGRPESPRFPQAGSLSAAHADDVTSAPPFEELWVRESLFHEPNSSIQQRTAAEMSPVLHFYVRPSGHEGAASGHIRRKLQGKLPELQGVETELCYNVDWTAEVLPSAEEMKKLMWLFGCPLLPGDVAQESWLLLGSSDLLLEVGPRLNFSTPSSTNIVSVCHAAGLEAVDRVETTRRYRLSFAHPPSAEVEAIALATLHDRMTEQHFPHPIQSFSPDGIPAPLNGPINILAEGRLALEKANRELGLALDSWDLDFYTKRFQELQRNPSTVEVFDLAQSNSEHSRHWFFKGQLHVDGQKLAHSLFESIISTQASSNPNNILKFCDNSSAIQGKEVQFLRPEDPTQPSRFRQQQGLRHVVFTAETHNFPTGVAPFSGATTGTGGRIRDVQCTGRGAHVVAGTAGYCFGNLHIPGYHLPWEDPSFQYPENFARPLEVAIEASNGASDYGNKFGEPVLAGFARSLGLQLPNGQRREWIKPIMFSGGIGSMEAEHVSKEPPEPGMEVVKVGGPVYRIGVGGGAASSVQVQGDNASDLDFGAVQRGDPEMEQKMNRVIRACVEAPKGNPICSLHDQGAGGNGNVLKELSDPAGAIIYTSRFQLGDPTLNALEIWGAEYQESNALLLRPPNRDFLSRVSARERCPACFVGTITGDRRIVLVDDRECPVGRNGQGDAPPTPPPTPVDLELDWVLGKMPQKDFFLQRDAPVLQPLALPPGLSVHQALERVLRLPAVASKRYLTNKVDRSVGGLVAQQQCVGPLHTPLADVAVVALSHQELIGAATALGEQPVKSLLDPKVAARLAVAEALTNLVFALVTDLRDVKCSGNWMWAAKLPGEGAALADACEAMVAVMAALGVAVDGGKDSLSMAARVGTETVRAPGSLVISAYAVCPDITATVTPDLKHPGGRGHLLYVPLSPGQHRLGGTALAQCFSQLGEQPPNLDLPENLVRAFSVTQGLLKDRLLCSGHDVSDGGLVTCLLEMAFAGNCGIVVDVPAPGVDALPVLFSEEPGLVLEVEEPDLAQVLQRYRGAGLQCLELGRTGGAGPHAMIRVAVNGDVVLEEPVGQLRALWEETSFQLDRLQAEPHCVTEEEQGLRERMGPRYCLPPTFPKASVPREPGGPTPRVAILREEGSNGDREMADAFHLAGFEVWDVTMQDLCSGAIGLDTFRGVAFVGGFSYADVLGSAKGWAAAVTFHPQAGAELRRFQKRPDTFSLGVCNGCQLLALLGWVGSDSSEDARDTGPDSWPARPGLLLRPNLSGRFESRWASVRVGPGPALMLRGMEGAVLPVWSAHGEGYMAFSSPELQSQIEARGLAPLHWADDDGNPTEQYPLNPNGSPGGVAGVCSQDGRHLALMPHPERAVRPWQWAWRPPPFDTLTTSPWLQLFINARNWTLEADC; encoded by the exons ATGGGCAGGCCAGAGTCGCCTAGGTTCCCGCAGGCCGGATCTCTGTCCGCGGCGCATGCGGATGACGTAACGAGCGCGCCACCATTCGAGGAGCTCTGGGTCCGCGAAAGTCTCTTTCAC GAACCTAACTCATCTATTCAGCAAAGGACAGCTGCAGAGATGTCCCCTGTCCTTCACTTCTATGTCCGTCCCTCTGGCCATGAGGGGGCAGCCTCGGGACACATTCGAAGGAAACTACAAGGGAAACTGCCAGAACTGCAGGGTGTCGAGACTGAGCTGTGCTACAATGTGGACTGGACAG CTGAGGTCCTCCCAAGTGCTGaggagatgaagaaactgatgtgGCTGTTTGGCTGTCCCTTGTTGCCGGGTGATGTTGCTCAGGAGTCCTGGCTCCTTCTCGGCTCTAGTGACCTGCTGCTGGAGGTCGGACCCCG GCTGAATTTCTCCACCCCATCATCCACCAACATTGTGTCCGTGTGCCATGCTGCTGGGCTGGAGGCTGTGGATCGTGTGGAGACTACCCGGCGCTACCGGCTCTCG TTTGCCCACCCCCCTTCGGCTGAGGTGGAGGCCATCGCTCTGGCTACCCTGCATGATCGGATGACGGAGCAGCACTTCCCCCATCCCATCCAGAGTTTCTCCCCTGACGGCATCCCAGCACCCCTCAATGGTCCCATCAACATACTGGCCGAAGGCCGGCTTGCGCTGGAGAAGGCCAACCGGGAGCTAG GTCTGGCCCTAGACTCCTGGGACCTGGATTTCTACACCAAGCGCTTCCAGGAACTGCAGCGGAACCCCAGTACTGTGGAGGTCTTCGACTTGGCTCAGTCTAacag CGAGCACAGCCGACACTGGTTCTTTAAGGGCCAACTCCATGTGGATGGGCAGAAGCTGGCACATTCGCTGTTTGAGTCCATCATAAGTACCCAGGCATCCTCGAACCCCAACAACATCCTCAAGTTCTGTGACAACAGCAG TGCAATCCAGGGGAAAGAAGTCCAATTCCTACGGCCCGAGGACCCCACACAGCCAAGTCGCTTCCGGCAACAGCAGGGGCTGAGACATGTTGTCTTCACAGCAGAGACCCACAACTTCCCCACAG GAGTAGCCCCCTTCAGTGGTGCGACCACGGGCACAGGGGGCCGGATCCGAGATGTCCAGTGCACAGGCCGTGGGGCACACGTGGTGGCTGGCACTGCCGGCTATTGCTTTGGAAACCTGCATATCCCAG gtTACCATCTACCCTGGGAGGATCCGAGCTTCCAGTATCCTGAGAACTTTGCTCGGCCGCTGGAGGTTGCCATTGAAGCCAGTAATGGGGCTTCTGACTATGGAAACAAGTTTGGGGAACCAGTGCTGGCCG GCTTTGCCCGCTCCTTGGGCCTCCAGCTCCCAAATGGCCAACGGCGTGAGTGGATCAAGCCCATCATGTTCAGTGGGGGCATTGGGTCCATGGAAGCTGAGCACGTGAGCAAGGAGCCCCCAGAGCCAG GCATGGAGGTTGTAAAGGTTGGAGGTCCTGTCTATAGGATTGGAGTTGGGGGTGGAGCTGCTTCATCTGTGCAA GTGCAGGGAGACAATGCCAGTGACCTGGACTTCGGAGCTGTGCAGCGGGGAGACCCGGAGATGGAACAGAAGATGAACCGCGTGATCCGGGCTTGTGTAGAGGCCCCCAAGGGAAACCCCATCTGCAGCCTCCATGACCAGGGTGCTGGTGGCAATG GCAACGTCCTGAAGGAGCTGAGTGACCCAGCTGGAGCCATCATTTATACCAGCCGCTTCCAG CTGGGGGACCCAACCCTAAATGCCCTGGAAATCTGGGGAGCCGAGTACCAGGAGTCAAATGCACTTCTGCTGCGGCCCCCCAACCGGGACTTCCTGAGCCGTGTCAGTGCCCGGGAACGCTGCCCTGCTTGCTTTGTGGGCACCATCACTGGAGACAGGAGA ATAGTGCTGGTGGACGATCGGGAGTGTCCTGTGGGGAGAAATGGCCAGGGGGATGCCCCCCCaacacctcctcccacccctgtgGACCTAGAGCTCGACTGGGTGCTGGGCAAGATGCCCCAGAag GACTTCTTTCTCCAGAGGGATGCCCCTGTGCTGCAGCCCCTGGCCTTGCCCCCAGGGCTGAGCGTGCACCAGGCTCTGGAGAGGGTTCTGAGGCTGCCTGCCGTGGCCAGCAAGCGCTACCTCACCAACAag GTGGACCGCTCCGTGGGTGGCCTGGTGGCCCAGCAGCAATGTGTAGGGCCCCTGCACACTCCTCTGGCAGATGTAGCAGTTGTGGCACTGAGTCATCAGGAGCTCATAGGAGCCGCCACAGCCCTGGGAGAGCAGCCAGTCAAGAGCCTGCTTGACCCCAAGGTTGCCGCCCGGCTAGCTGTGGCCGAAGCTCTTACCAACCTGGTGTTTGCTCTGGTCACTGACCTCCGG GATGTGAAGTGCAGTGGGAACTGGATGTGGGCAGCCAAGCTCCCAGGGGAGGGCGCGGCTCTGGCCGATGCCTGTGAAGCTATGGTGGCAGTGATGGCAGCCCTGGGTGTGGCAGTGGACGGTGGCAAGGACTCCCTTAGCATGGCTGCCCGGGTTGGCACTGAGACCGTGCGGGCTCCCG GGTCGCTGGTCATCTCAGCCTATGCTGTCTGCCCAGACATCACAGCCACTGTGACCCCAGACCTCAAACATCCTGGAGGGAGAG GCCACCTGCTGTACGTACCTCTGAGCCCTGGGCAGCACCGGCTGGGGGGTACAGCCCTGGCCCAGTGCTTCTCACAGCTTGGGGAGCAGCCTCCCAACCTGGACCTGCCCGAGAACTTGGTGCGAGCCTTCAGCGTCACCCAGGGGCTGCTCAAAG aCCGCCTCCTCTGCTCAGGCCACGACGTCAGCGATGGAGGACTCGTCACCTGCCTGCTAGAGATGGCTTTTGCTGGAAATTGTGGGATTGTGGTGGATGTGCCTGCTCCTGGGGTTGATG CGCTGCCTGTGCTGTTCTCCGAGGAGCCCGGCCTCGTGCTGGAGGTGGAGGAGCCAGACCTGGCCCAAGTGCTGCAGCGTTACCGGGGCGCTGGCCTCCAGTGCCTGGAGCTGGGCCGCACTGGCGGAGCCGGGCCCCACGCCATG ATCCGGGTGGCAGTGAACGGGGATGTGGTTCTGGAGGAGCCTGTTGGGCAGCTGCGAGCTCTGTGGGAAGAGACGAGTTTCCAACTGGACCGGCTACAGGCAGAGCCCCACTGTGTGACAGAGGAGGAACAGGGCCTGAGGGAGCGGATGGGGCCCCGCTACTGCCTGCCCCCAACCTTCCCCAAAGCTTCCGTGCCCCGGGAGCCTG GCGGCCCCACCCCCCGAGTTGCCATCTTGCGAGAGGAAGGCAGTAACGGAGACCGGGAGATGGCTGATGCCTTCCACTTGGCTGGGTTTGAG GTGTGGGATGTGACCATGCAGGACCTCTGCTCTGGAGCAATCGGGCTGGACACATTCCGTGGTGTGGCCTTTGTGGGTGGCTTCAGCTACGCAGACGTCCTGGGCTCTGCCAAAG GGTGGGCAGCTGCCGTGACCTTTCATCCACAGGCTGGGGCTGAGCTGAGGCGCTTTCAGAAGCGGCCAGACACCTTCAGCCTGGGCGTGTGTAACGGCTGTCAACTGCTGGCTCTGCTGGGCTGGGTAGGAAGCGACTCCAGTGAGGATGCCAGAGACACGGGCCCTGACTCCTGgccagcccggcccggcctccTGCTACGCCCCAACCTGTCCGGGCGTTTTGAGTCTCGCTGGGCCAGCGTGCGTGTGGGGCCTGGACCGGCCCTGATGCTGCGAGGCATGGAGGGCGCCGTGCTGCCCGTGTGGAGCGCCCATGGGGAAG GTTACATGGCGTTTTCTTCTCCGGAACTCCAATCCCAGATCGAGGCCAGGGGCCTGGCTCCGCTGCACTGGGCAGATGATGACGGGAACCCCACAGAGCAGTACCCCCTGAATCCCAATGGGTCCCCAGGGGGTGTGGCTGGTGTCTGCTCCCAGGATGGCCGCCACTTGGCTCTCATGCCACATCCTGAGCGGGCCGTGAGGCCTTGGCAGTGGGCATGGCGCCCCCCTCCATTTGACACTCTGACCACCTCCCCCTGGCTCCAGCTCTTCATCAACGCTCGAAACTGGACCTTGGAAGCAGACTGCTGA